The following proteins are co-located in the Nerophis ophidion isolate RoL-2023_Sa linkage group LG04, RoL_Noph_v1.0, whole genome shotgun sequence genome:
- the LOC133550697 gene encoding protein LRATD2-like — protein MLGFYRQTLGLFAVVGAAGGAFSFNPTLAFIWPPCDRMGNQASRLSYAEVPTADPHGGDREEGPPRIGVSYVFSGDEDADEPEESSQRGPEEEVECSVYRLDECLFDKSRKSASLELYSPENLLNKCRPGDLVEFVAGGQFPHWAVYVGDFQVVHLHRAEVKSSFLTDASRGRRCRVVNDWYKFRARSPEAVVLSALEQVGVKERQLAWRNSESFAAWCRFGRRELKASGELRVGGQPYTLHVLLGDKHSHARDFHSLEDVIMEKRRGDRLGRTALLRELEARLSRTPAH, from the exons ATGTTGGGTTTTTACCGACAAACGTTGGGTTTGTTTGCGGTGGTCGGAGCAGCGGGAGGAGCGTTCAG CTTTAATCCGACATTAGCGTTCATCTGGCCGCCCTGTGACCGCATGGGGAACCAAGCGTCGCGTCTAAGTTACGCAGAAGTTCCCACCGCGGATCCGCACGGCGGGGACCGAGAGGAGGGTCCTCCTCGCATCGGCGTCTCCTACGTTTTCTCCGGCGACGAGGACGCCGACGAGCCGGAGGAAAGCAGCCAGCGTGGCCCCGAGGAGGAGGTGGAGTGCTCGGTGTACCGGCTGGACGAGTGTCTGTTCGACAAGAGCCGCAAGTCTGCGAGTCTGGAGCTTTACTCCCCGGAGAACCTGCTCAACAAGTGCCGCCCCGGGGACCTGGTGGAGTTCGTGGCCGGCGGCCAGTTCCCCCACTGGGCCGTGTACGTGGGAGACTTCCAGGTGGTTCACCTGCACCGAGCCGAGGTGAAGAGCTCCTTCCTGACGGACGCCAGCCGAGGCCGGCGGTGCCGCGTCGTCAACGACTGGTACAAATTCAGAGCCCGCAGCCCGGAGGCGGTGGTGCTGAGCGCCCTGGAGCAGGTGGGCGTCAAGGAGCGCCAGCTCGCCTGGAGGAACTCGGAGAGCTTCGCCGCTTGGTGTCGCTTCGGCCGCCGGGAGTTGAAGGCGAGCGGCGAGCTGCGCGTCGGCGGCCAGCCGTACACCCTGCACGTCCTGCTGGGGGACAAACACTCGCACGCCCGGGACTTCCACAGCCTGGAGGACGTCATCATGGAGAAGAGACGCGGAGACCGGCTGGGAAGAACCGCGCTGCTGCGGGAACTGGAGGCGCGCCTGAGCCGGACGCCAGCGCACTGA